The Victivallis sp. Marseille-Q1083 genome has a window encoding:
- a CDS encoding ATP-binding protein produces MKRLTSFTYSFEKLRNGGCLYVDKTESIWKLIQPTQEGYFLSRPRRFGKSLTVSTLKAIFEGRRELFDGLAISKKEYDWKPYPTIHLSFGDYSVVSDPVKELPEYLQTKLQEIASAYSIALTNATPGLCFGELIDELAKNDQVAILIDEYDKPILDNITSSQITKVQRILKGFFSVLKERNAKERFLFITGVSKFCHVSLFSDLNNLTDITMHRDYATMFGYTQAELEHYFSDRIEATAQAQNVPVEELKRKLKAWYDGYCFEETSETVYNPVSIAKFFENDGKFDNYWFATGTPSFLMELAKKTDFNFEDAVSRAVPGVTFDAFEIPNIDPVTLLLQTGYLTIKSSEIRFNKRWFWLDFPNEEVAESFSTYLLNSYVGRTQREVSSFSADLATAFLEGNLNQARKVLESFFAGVPYTIHKKSEATFQTVFYAIFRLLGFNVEAESCTNDGRIDAVVQTDDHIYLFEFKLDDDDTALSQIKDKAYFKKYLQSSKKITLIGVNFDSEKGQLIDWQTEDVVE; encoded by the coding sequence GTGAAAAGATTGACCAGTTTTACATACTCTTTTGAGAAACTCCGTAATGGCGGATGTCTCTATGTTGATAAGACGGAGTCCATCTGGAAGTTGATTCAGCCAACTCAGGAGGGATACTTCCTGTCACGTCCCCGCCGTTTCGGAAAGTCGTTGACGGTTTCCACTCTCAAAGCGATCTTTGAAGGACGCAGGGAGCTGTTCGACGGCTTGGCGATCTCAAAGAAAGAATACGACTGGAAACCGTATCCGACTATTCATTTGAGTTTCGGTGACTATAGCGTTGTCTCCGATCCCGTGAAAGAATTGCCTGAATATTTGCAGACCAAACTTCAGGAGATCGCATCCGCTTATTCCATTGCGTTGACGAACGCGACTCCGGGACTTTGCTTTGGGGAATTGATTGATGAACTGGCAAAAAATGACCAGGTGGCAATTCTCATTGATGAATATGACAAGCCGATTTTGGATAATATAACAAGTTCTCAAATAACGAAAGTCCAGAGAATTTTAAAAGGATTCTTCAGCGTTCTTAAAGAACGCAATGCCAAAGAACGCTTTCTGTTTATTACCGGTGTCAGCAAGTTTTGTCATGTATCGCTGTTCTCGGACCTCAACAATTTAACCGATATTACGATGCACCGCGACTATGCAACGATGTTCGGTTATACGCAAGCGGAACTGGAACACTATTTCAGTGATCGGATCGAAGCAACTGCACAGGCTCAGAATGTCCCGGTGGAGGAGCTGAAACGGAAGCTCAAGGCGTGGTATGACGGCTACTGTTTCGAGGAGACTTCGGAAACGGTCTACAACCCGGTGTCCATAGCGAAGTTCTTTGAGAATGACGGCAAGTTCGACAACTACTGGTTCGCCACCGGAACGCCTTCGTTCCTGATGGAGCTTGCCAAAAAGACTGATTTCAACTTTGAGGATGCGGTATCAAGAGCGGTTCCCGGCGTGACATTCGATGCGTTCGAGATTCCCAATATCGACCCTGTAACGCTGTTGTTGCAGACGGGGTATCTGACGATCAAATCCAGCGAGATTCGTTTCAACAAACGCTGGTTCTGGCTCGACTTCCCGAATGAGGAGGTCGCAGAATCTTTCAGTACCTATCTGCTGAACAGCTACGTAGGCAGAACACAGCGGGAGGTCAGCAGCTTTTCCGCTGATCTGGCGACCGCGTTCCTGGAGGGCAATCTGAATCAGGCGAGGAAGGTTCTCGAATCGTTCTTTGCCGGAGTGCCTTATACGATCCACAAGAAAAGCGAAGCGACGTTCCAGACTGTCTTCTATGCGATCTTCCGGCTGCTCGGGTTCAATGTCGAAGCGGAGTCCTGCACGAACGATGGGCGGATCGATGCGGTTGTCCAGACGGATGATCACATCTATCTGTTTGAGTTCAAGCTGGACGATGACGATACCGCGTTGTCGCAGATCAAGGACAAAGCCTACTTCAAGAAGTATCTTCAGTCCTCGAAGAAGATCACGCTGATCGGAGTCAACTTCGATTCGGAGAAAGGCCAGCTCATCGACTGGCAGACCGAGGATGTCGTAGAGTAG
- the ltrA gene encoding group II intron reverse transcriptase/maturase translates to MDRLEAEENPGVRSMLTRETEAKDGADLFERILERNNLNRAYKQVKRNGGAPGVDGMTVDDLLAYLCEHKESFLENLRTETYRPQPVRRVEIPKPDGGIRMLGVPTGMDRMIQQAISQVLCPIFEEEFSENSYGFRPGRSAHQAIRQARKYYNQGYRRVVDLDLSKYFDTMNHELLMEMLRAKISDQRVLCLIKRYLKSGVMINGVVTRTEEGSPQGGNLSPLLSNIYLTAFDRELERRGHKFVRYADDVNIYVRSQRAAERVLASSRRFLEAKLKLKVNESKSKAGSPLKLKFLGFALRSTTKGQAGIRIHEKSIDRFKAKVRELTRRNQGNSVEYMLYKLRQYTVGWLGYYAIADMKMFMQNMNEWIQRKIRTYVWKQWKRVRTRFTRLQSLGISEGKAWEWANTRKGYWHIARSWILHRVLPSQRIAEIGYDDILLRYKALHSSC, encoded by the coding sequence ATGGATAGGCTGGAAGCCGAAGAGAATCCGGGAGTGCGGAGCATGCTTACGCGGGAAACTGAAGCGAAAGACGGTGCTGATTTGTTTGAACGCATCCTTGAGCGTAACAACCTCAACCGTGCGTACAAGCAAGTCAAGAGAAACGGCGGAGCGCCGGGCGTGGACGGAATGACCGTTGACGACCTGTTGGCGTATCTGTGCGAACACAAGGAAAGTTTCCTTGAAAATCTCCGAACCGAAACGTATCGCCCGCAACCGGTGCGCCGGGTTGAAATCCCGAAACCGGACGGGGGGATACGGATGCTTGGTGTTCCAACGGGCATGGATCGGATGATTCAACAGGCAATATCGCAGGTCCTCTGCCCGATATTCGAGGAGGAATTTTCAGAAAACAGCTACGGTTTCCGACCGGGGCGTAGCGCTCATCAGGCCATCCGGCAAGCACGGAAATACTACAATCAAGGCTATCGGCGGGTTGTCGATCTTGACTTGAGCAAGTATTTCGACACCATGAACCATGAGCTGTTGATGGAAATGTTGCGGGCCAAAATCTCTGATCAACGAGTTTTGTGCCTGATTAAACGCTACTTGAAGAGCGGAGTCATGATCAATGGCGTGGTGACGCGAACGGAAGAAGGCAGTCCACAGGGCGGCAATCTTTCGCCATTGCTGAGCAACATCTACCTGACCGCTTTCGACCGGGAATTGGAACGCCGTGGACACAAGTTCGTACGATATGCGGACGATGTCAACATCTACGTCAGAAGTCAACGCGCCGCCGAACGCGTACTTGCGAGCAGCAGACGGTTTCTTGAAGCGAAATTGAAACTCAAAGTAAACGAATCCAAAAGTAAAGCGGGAAGTCCGCTGAAGCTGAAGTTTCTCGGCTTCGCACTGCGAAGTACGACGAAAGGACAGGCCGGAATTCGAATACACGAGAAGTCTATAGACCGCTTCAAAGCCAAGGTTCGCGAGCTGACCCGAAGGAATCAGGGAAATTCGGTGGAATATATGCTGTACAAACTTCGGCAATATACCGTCGGATGGCTCGGATACTATGCGATTGCGGACATGAAGATGTTTATGCAAAACATGAATGAATGGATTCAACGGAAAATTCGGACGTATGTTTGGAAACAGTGGAAACGAGTACGGACACGATTTACGCGACTGCAATCGTTGGGTATTTCCGAGGGAAAAGCGTGGGAATGGGCGAATACGAGGAAAGGCTACTGGCATATTGCCCGTAGTTGGATTTTACATCGTGTATTGCCGTCTCAACGCATTGCCGAAATAGGGTATGACGATATCCTACTTCGGTACAAAGCGTTGCACTCAAGCTGCTGA
- a CDS encoding IS4 family transposase, whose protein sequence is MHYSSIFQQLFNFIPRHRFEKSVENLSGDRYCKHFTAWRQFLTCLYAQITGKDSLREIENGLLANHDRLYHLGMEVVPKSTLSEAMNRRDPEIFKALFEEILDRALKCAPSHKFRFHNPLYAIDSTTIDLCLNLYDWAHYRKNKGAIKLHTELDLSGNLPCFVMLSNGKIADIRAARENIIIVPDSIYTFDKGYYDLNWFQHIADSEAYFVTRLKDNAKIEFLGQHREANEKRGVLRDEAVWFTGYQSARKYPGELRLIEFLDESTGKTYRFITNNFKLAAASIAGIYKQRWQIEIFFKWIKQNLKIKSFLGTSENAVMTQIYVALIHYLLVAYIKFLHGFKLSLSELTNRIRETLMQNLSLLEVLALNRKTITKPPDWNAPEQLELFNEFLC, encoded by the coding sequence ATGCATTACAGTAGCATCTTTCAGCAGCTTTTCAATTTCATACCGAGACATCGTTTTGAGAAATCCGTAGAAAACTTATCCGGCGACCGCTATTGCAAACATTTTACCGCATGGCGGCAGTTTTTGACGTGCCTTTACGCGCAAATTACGGGCAAAGACTCCTTGCGAGAAATTGAAAACGGTCTTCTTGCAAACCATGATCGGCTGTATCACCTCGGCATGGAGGTTGTTCCAAAATCGACCTTGTCCGAAGCGATGAATCGACGTGATCCGGAGATATTCAAGGCGTTGTTTGAGGAAATTCTTGACCGGGCTTTGAAATGTGCGCCCTCGCACAAGTTCCGATTCCACAATCCGCTGTACGCGATTGACAGCACGACGATTGATCTGTGCCTAAATCTTTACGATTGGGCGCATTATCGTAAAAACAAGGGTGCTATCAAACTTCATACCGAGCTTGATCTATCCGGAAATCTGCCCTGCTTTGTGATGCTGAGCAACGGGAAAATAGCAGATATTCGAGCGGCACGAGAGAACATTATCATCGTTCCGGACAGCATCTACACCTTTGACAAAGGATACTATGATCTGAACTGGTTTCAACACATTGCGGACAGCGAGGCTTATTTTGTCACGAGACTGAAAGACAATGCAAAAATTGAGTTTCTCGGACAGCATCGGGAGGCAAATGAAAAACGTGGGGTTTTGCGGGATGAAGCCGTGTGGTTTACCGGATATCAATCAGCAAGAAAATATCCCGGAGAACTGAGGCTGATTGAGTTCCTGGATGAATCGACCGGAAAAACATACCGCTTCATTACCAACAACTTCAAACTGGCGGCAGCGAGCATTGCCGGAATTTATAAACAGCGTTGGCAGATCGAAATCTTCTTCAAATGGATCAAGCAAAATCTCAAAATCAAGAGCTTTCTTGGAACCAGTGAAAACGCCGTCATGACGCAAATCTATGTCGCGCTTATCCATTATCTTTTGGTCGCATACATCAAATTCCTGCATGGATTCAAGCTCAGCCTCTCGGAATTAACGAACCGAATCCGCGAGACGCTTATGCAGAATCTTTCCCTGCTCGAAGTCCTCGCTCTGAACCGCAAAACCATTACGAAGCCGCCGGATTGGAATGCTCCCGAACAACTCGAACTTTTCAACGAGTTTCTATGCTGA
- a CDS encoding DUF4007 family protein produces MKYKFSGHQTFVFRYGWLEKGVRLIQKNPHGFLEDDVLIQLGVGKNMVESIKYWCTQTGLLTDIGNGLMGLTTLGKFIFGEKDFVEGNDPYLEDDATLWLLHWSLMQRALLPEDTWSSWHFAFYKWNKPEFTKRDLQHSIQSNACSVSASTIERDIDCFVRNYAGTRAKAGEENFDSPFLSLELIQGTSQQDLYRFNIGGKQNLPSELVGFAILKFIEKIGRQTSINVQNCLYDAGSPGQIFKLNEGVLMDYMVELTTVR; encoded by the coding sequence ATGAAATATAAATTTTCAGGACATCAAACATTTGTCTTCCGTTACGGGTGGTTGGAAAAAGGAGTTCGATTGATTCAAAAGAATCCACATGGCTTCTTGGAAGATGATGTATTGATTCAACTTGGTGTCGGCAAAAATATGGTTGAGAGTATCAAATATTGGTGCACTCAAACAGGTTTGTTGACTGATATCGGCAATGGATTGATGGGACTTACCACTCTTGGTAAATTTATTTTTGGGGAAAAAGATTTTGTTGAAGGCAATGATCCGTATTTGGAGGATGATGCCACATTGTGGTTACTGCACTGGTCTTTGATGCAACGAGCCTTGCTCCCTGAAGATACATGGTCTAGCTGGCACTTCGCTTTTTACAAATGGAATAAACCTGAGTTTACCAAACGCGATTTGCAGCACTCCATCCAAAGCAACGCTTGCAGTGTTTCTGCAAGTACAATTGAACGCGATATCGACTGCTTTGTACGCAATTATGCGGGGACACGCGCAAAAGCAGGAGAGGAAAATTTTGACTCCCCGTTTTTGAGTTTGGAATTGATTCAGGGAACTTCGCAGCAAGACCTCTACCGATTTAATATCGGCGGCAAACAGAACTTGCCGTCAGAGCTTGTTGGCTTTGCAATACTAAAATTTATTGAAAAAATCGGTAGACAGACAAGTATCAATGTCCAGAATTGTCTTTATGATGCAGGAAGTCCCGGTCAAATATTCAAGCTCAATGAAGGTGTTCTGATGGATTATATGGTTGAACTCACTACTGTCCGGTAA